In Thermotoga sp. Ku-13t, one genomic interval encodes:
- a CDS encoding threonine/serine dehydratase: MLTCREIEEAYEKIRRYVHKTLILTSKTLDEVSGHRVFMKAENFQKSGSFKIRGAMNFLLSLSEQERAKGVVTGSSGNHGQALALAGKMLGVDVKVVVPQDASAAKVAAIQSYGAKLERFGTSSTERLNRAREISRREGRIFVPPFDHQWIMAGQGTVGLEILEELDEIDAILVPCGGCGLIAGIATYVKEKRPNVKIYGVEPEQSNSTYLSLKAGRRIELHSIQTIADGLRTASPGELTFPVVQKYVDDVLLVSEKEIAQAVIFLLERCKILVEPSGAVTVAAVMFGKVPADNKKLVTVLSGGNVDKQRLVEIFKMIEA; the protein is encoded by the coding sequence ATGTTGACGTGCAGAGAAATAGAAGAAGCTTACGAAAAGATCAGAAGGTACGTTCATAAAACATTGATCCTCACATCGAAAACGCTCGATGAAGTCTCGGGGCATCGAGTCTTCATGAAAGCAGAGAACTTTCAAAAGAGTGGTTCATTCAAAATCCGTGGTGCCATGAATTTTCTTTTGTCGTTGAGTGAGCAGGAACGCGCGAAAGGTGTGGTCACGGGTTCTTCGGGGAACCATGGTCAGGCGCTCGCTCTCGCCGGTAAAATGCTGGGAGTGGATGTCAAAGTTGTGGTTCCGCAGGATGCGTCCGCTGCAAAGGTAGCCGCGATACAAAGTTACGGCGCCAAGCTCGAGAGGTTCGGAACTTCGTCGACAGAAAGACTGAACCGCGCGCGGGAAATTTCGAGGCGGGAAGGTCGAATCTTCGTACCACCGTTCGATCACCAGTGGATCATGGCTGGTCAGGGCACGGTGGGACTGGAGATCCTGGAAGAACTCGATGAAATCGACGCGATCCTTGTTCCGTGTGGTGGATGTGGATTGATAGCCGGCATCGCAACATACGTGAAGGAAAAGCGACCGAACGTGAAGATATATGGCGTAGAACCGGAACAGAGTAACAGCACTTACCTGTCTCTGAAGGCCGGGCGGAGGATCGAACTTCACAGCATCCAGACGATCGCCGATGGCTTAAGGACCGCCAGCCCCGGTGAACTGACATTTCCAGTCGTACAGAAATACGTCGATGACGTTCTCCTCGTTTCGGAAAAAGAGATCGCCCAGGCTGTGATTTTCCTGCTTGAACGCTGCAAGATCCTCGTCGAACCTTCAGGCGCGGTCACCGTCGCCGCGGTTATGTTTGGAAAGGTTCCGGCTGACAACAAAAAGCTTGTAACGGTCCTGTCGGGAGGAAACGTTGACAAGCAAAGGCTCGTTGAGATCTTCAAAATGATCGAAGCGTGA
- a CDS encoding OmpH family outer membrane protein: MKRVLVVGLLLAVVLIFLYGSSSGSPRIVFADVNRVVQEYPKWIELNQKYTQDAQFYQQKLNEMMAELDKLQKAGAPQSEIEKKQAEILSRKQQYEQLLQSEYQPKMQAVLDELAKKIESFAKTMGYDFVIKKEALLYADDAYDVTEQLVKYLKSQ, from the coding sequence GTGAAACGCGTTCTGGTCGTAGGATTGTTGCTGGCAGTTGTTCTCATCTTTCTCTACGGCTCGAGCTCAGGAAGTCCAAGGATTGTCTTCGCAGATGTGAACAGGGTGGTTCAGGAATACCCAAAGTGGATTGAACTAAACCAGAAGTACACTCAAGACGCACAGTTCTACCAGCAGAAGCTCAACGAAATGATGGCCGAACTAGATAAGCTCCAGAAAGCTGGAGCCCCGCAGAGCGAAATCGAAAAAAAGCAGGCAGAAATACTCTCCAGAAAGCAGCAATACGAACAGCTTTTACAGAGCGAGTATCAGCCAAAGATGCAGGCAGTTCTGGACGAACTTGCGAAGAAGATAGAATCCTTTGCGAAGACGATGGGGTACGATTTTGTGATAAAGAAAGAAGCTTTGTTGTACGCAGACGATGCGTACGATGTGACAGAGCAGCTCGTTAAGTACCTCAAGAGTCAGTGA
- a CDS encoding M42 family metallopeptidase produces MYLKELSQINGASGDESRVRDFIKRTIQDKVDELWEDRLGNLIAFRKGTKGNRKILFAAHMDEVGFMVTSIDEDGTLLFAPVGAIETQVVVGKQVKIKDSIMGAIGFKPIHLQEKDQLLKPIRYEELRIYIGARNREEAQKMVSIGDYVNFVTEYRQNGRRACGKAFDDRVGCSVLMDVIDKQQRYENDVYFAFVVQEEVGLRGSAVVVEQVKPDVAIVIEGTIAGDDPGLEKDRWSTHLGEGPAVTFMHSGYVVNQKVFQAILWVAEKHGIPHQFRRRTPGSTDAGRLARTGPGTASGVISVPTRYIHSPVCMIDLEDYANTVLLIEKILEEGEVFAK; encoded by the coding sequence GTGTATTTGAAGGAACTGTCACAGATCAACGGTGCCTCTGGTGATGAAAGCAGGGTCCGTGATTTCATAAAACGAACGATCCAGGACAAGGTCGACGAACTGTGGGAGGACAGGCTCGGAAATCTGATCGCTTTCAGAAAAGGAACCAAAGGTAACCGCAAGATTCTGTTCGCCGCTCACATGGACGAAGTTGGATTCATGGTGACGAGCATCGACGAAGACGGGACACTCCTCTTTGCTCCTGTCGGGGCTATCGAAACCCAAGTGGTCGTGGGCAAACAGGTCAAGATCAAAGATTCGATCATGGGAGCGATCGGTTTCAAACCGATTCACCTTCAGGAGAAGGACCAGCTGCTGAAACCGATCCGGTACGAAGAGCTGAGGATCTACATAGGTGCCAGAAACAGGGAAGAAGCGCAGAAGATGGTCAGCATTGGAGACTACGTGAACTTCGTGACTGAGTACAGGCAGAACGGGCGAAGGGCCTGTGGTAAGGCGTTCGATGATCGTGTGGGTTGTTCGGTGCTCATGGACGTTATAGACAAACAGCAGCGTTATGAAAACGATGTTTATTTTGCGTTCGTGGTACAGGAAGAGGTCGGACTCCGTGGCAGTGCCGTCGTGGTGGAGCAGGTCAAACCCGACGTGGCCATCGTCATCGAGGGAACGATCGCGGGAGACGATCCTGGACTGGAGAAAGACCGCTGGTCAACCCACCTGGGAGAAGGGCCCGCGGTGACGTTCATGCACAGCGGTTACGTGGTCAACCAGAAGGTGTTCCAGGCCATCCTGTGGGTTGCTGAGAAACATGGCATACCCCACCAGTTCAGAAGAAGAACTCCGGGTTCGACCGACGCGGGCAGGCTTGCGAGAACTGGTCCCGGAACGGCATCGGGTGTGATCTCCGTTCCAACGCGTTACATACACAGCCCCGTTTGCATGATCGATCTTGAGGATTATGCGAACACGGTTCTGCTGATAGAGAAAATCCTGGAAGAAGGGGAGGTATTCGCAAAATGA
- a CDS encoding SPOR domain-containing protein, protein MPRREIRLTDTQARILAILIIIFSVGFAGFSLATFFLMKNRENVRVEIVEIPPARVEVPQIEKPAKEQPAAPLELPGVYTVETYDYRRLILEATEMLERGVEVSCYALEPNEAVGVIRTAKKPFLITQVSNDTCIVAFVGGHRLQNKPEQKSLYGVYVLSSTNKESALERMFALRSAGYPSYLMEFTRDGRDWFTLVVGAFPTLELAEEFNRNLNWNEVMRISGASKPGYAGRISP, encoded by the coding sequence ATGCCGCGTAGGGAGATAAGGTTGACCGATACGCAGGCGCGCATACTGGCAATCCTAATAATTATTTTCAGTGTGGGATTCGCGGGGTTCAGCCTTGCAACGTTCTTTTTGATGAAGAATCGGGAGAACGTGAGAGTCGAGATCGTGGAGATTCCCCCGGCCAGGGTCGAGGTGCCACAGATCGAGAAACCTGCGAAGGAACAACCAGCTGCTCCCTTGGAGCTGCCCGGAGTTTACACGGTTGAGACTTACGACTACAGAAGGTTGATACTGGAAGCCACGGAGATGCTGGAAAGAGGTGTTGAGGTTTCCTGTTACGCGCTGGAACCTAACGAGGCCGTTGGTGTGATCAGGACAGCAAAAAAGCCTTTTTTGATCACACAGGTTTCGAACGATACCTGTATTGTCGCTTTTGTGGGAGGCCACAGGTTACAGAACAAGCCCGAGCAAAAATCGCTGTATGGTGTTTACGTTCTTTCGAGCACAAACAAGGAATCCGCGCTGGAAAGGATGTTCGCACTCAGGAGTGCTGGTTATCCTTCGTATCTGATGGAGTTTACAAGAGACGGCAGAGACTGGTTCACACTCGTTGTGGGAGCTTTTCCGACGCTCGAGCTGGCGGAAGAATTCAACAGGAATTTGAACTGGAACGAGGTAATGAGAATATCTGGCGCAAGTAAACCAGGTTATGCCGGGAGGATCTCTCCTTGA
- the minC gene encoding septum site-determining protein MinC → MVDFKMTKDGLILVIKHYESIQVILDQIVSKLSQMKGFFAAGDKIMLMIEKHEMHSHDIPRIVSVLRQHGIDVAQILIGDSFQNDLGSLSRMKLLEERETKSGTKVVKKHVRSGQAVVHSGDIVVIGNVHAGAELLAGGSIVVFGNVKGTLRAGLNEGEDAIIAALSMQPTLLQIAGYTLREVSSYEEPVVVHVKNGKIVVEKAKDIKF, encoded by the coding sequence CTGGTGGACTTCAAGATGACAAAAGATGGACTCATTCTCGTGATAAAGCACTACGAAAGCATCCAGGTGATTCTCGATCAGATCGTCTCGAAACTCTCACAGATGAAAGGGTTCTTCGCGGCGGGCGATAAGATCATGCTCATGATAGAAAAGCACGAAATGCACTCTCACGACATTCCGAGGATTGTTTCAGTTTTGAGACAGCACGGTATAGACGTCGCTCAAATATTGATAGGAGACTCCTTCCAGAACGATCTCGGTTCCCTGAGCAGAATGAAGTTGCTCGAAGAAAGAGAGACCAAATCTGGAACAAAAGTCGTGAAGAAACACGTGAGATCAGGTCAGGCGGTTGTCCATTCGGGCGACATCGTGGTGATAGGTAACGTGCACGCGGGTGCCGAACTGCTCGCGGGTGGATCCATCGTCGTCTTTGGGAACGTCAAGGGAACTCTACGCGCGGGTTTGAACGAAGGTGAGGATGCAATCATTGCCGCTTTGAGCATGCAACCGACCTTGCTTCAGATCGCCGGTTACACACTGAGGGAAGTTTCCAGTTACGAGGAACCAGTCGTTGTGCACGTGAAAAATGGTAAGATCGTTGTGGAGAAAGCTAAGGATATAAAGTTCTGA
- the lptB gene encoding LPS export ABC transporter ATP-binding protein, whose translation MEIVGRGLVKKFGRKTVVDDVDVRVHQGEVVGLLGPNGAGKTTLFNMILGLVTPTKGEVYLGDRNITNLPVSRRARLGITYLHQETSVFTGIKVWENIDFVLRFRVKERSVREKMVEELMREFGIWELRNQYASDLSGGEKRRLELARMMALKPLFLLLDEPFVGIDPKTVKDIQQMIRSLSARNIGIIVTDHSVDALVPVVDRLYIMHKGKIIAEGEPEKVLNDSLVKEVYLGT comes from the coding sequence ATGGAAATCGTAGGTCGCGGTTTAGTCAAGAAATTCGGAAGAAAGACGGTCGTGGACGATGTAGACGTGAGAGTGCACCAGGGTGAAGTCGTTGGACTGCTTGGTCCAAACGGCGCAGGGAAGACGACACTGTTCAACATGATCCTCGGCCTGGTGACACCCACGAAGGGTGAAGTCTACCTTGGTGATAGAAACATCACCAATTTACCTGTCAGCAGGCGTGCGAGGCTTGGTATAACTTACTTGCATCAGGAAACCTCCGTCTTCACCGGCATAAAGGTGTGGGAAAACATCGACTTTGTACTCCGATTCAGAGTGAAAGAAAGATCTGTTCGTGAGAAGATGGTCGAAGAACTCATGAGGGAATTCGGCATCTGGGAACTGAGAAACCAGTACGCTTCGGACCTTTCAGGAGGCGAGAAGAGGAGACTTGAGCTGGCCAGGATGATGGCTCTAAAGCCCCTCTTCTTGCTACTCGACGAGCCTTTCGTTGGGATAGATCCAAAAACTGTCAAAGACATACAGCAGATGATTCGTTCTTTGAGCGCTCGGAACATAGGTATAATCGTTACCGATCACAGTGTGGATGCACTCGTACCCGTGGTCGATAGACTCTACATAATGCACAAAGGCAAAATCATAGCAGAAGGTGAACCAGAAAAAGTGCTGAACGATTCCTTAGTCAAGGAGGTCTACCTTGGAACATGA
- a CDS encoding ComEA family DNA-binding protein — MLLLLFVGVLLLSGAVVELRAKKNEQIPVETRKNVEFPIDVNVASVDDLKLLPGIGEVKARAIVEYRTRNGPFKSLNDLERVPGIGKKTVERLVPYVNLSSAGNDDNQSRINVNTAILEELMNLPGIGEVKAAEIIKMREKVRFSKPEDLLNVPGIGPKTLEKIRDLITF; from the coding sequence ATGCTCTTGCTGTTGTTCGTGGGCGTGCTGCTCCTGAGTGGGGCTGTGGTCGAACTGAGAGCGAAGAAGAATGAACAGATTCCTGTCGAAACTCGTAAAAACGTTGAATTTCCCATCGATGTGAACGTTGCCAGCGTCGACGATCTGAAGTTGCTCCCAGGCATAGGTGAGGTAAAGGCAAGGGCGATTGTGGAATATCGAACCAGAAATGGACCATTCAAGAGTTTAAACGATCTCGAACGGGTGCCCGGCATTGGGAAGAAGACGGTAGAGAGGTTGGTGCCCTATGTGAATCTTTCCAGTGCGGGGAACGACGACAATCAGAGCAGGATCAACGTGAACACGGCGATCTTGGAAGAACTGATGAACCTGCCAGGCATAGGCGAGGTGAAGGCAGCAGAGATAATCAAAATGAGGGAAAAGGTGCGATTCTCGAAACCCGAAGATCTGCTGAACGTTCCGGGCATAGGCCCAAAGACACTGGAAAAGATCAGAGATCTCATAACCTTTTAG
- a CDS encoding ribonuclease III domain-containing protein, translated as MNWLLESTHPPDRIDPASLPIATLAYVGDAVQSFFAKIKFLSDLNVTQIHKKVARLVSRESQARCLEQILSQLSERELSVVKRALNSKCAKRHGNDADYRKSTALEALIGYLYLIGDRQKLMEILSESLKE; from the coding sequence ATGAACTGGCTGTTAGAAAGTACGCATCCTCCAGACAGGATTGACCCTGCATCCTTGCCCATAGCGACGCTCGCTTACGTTGGTGATGCAGTTCAGTCGTTCTTCGCCAAGATCAAATTCTTGAGCGATTTGAACGTGACACAGATCCACAAGAAAGTTGCCAGGTTGGTTTCAAGAGAATCGCAGGCCAGATGCCTCGAACAGATCCTCTCACAGCTCAGCGAGAGGGAACTCAGTGTGGTGAAACGTGCCCTGAACAGCAAGTGTGCGAAAAGGCACGGTAACGACGCTGATTACCGCAAAAGCACGGCACTCGAAGCGCTCATAGGTTATCTGTATCTGATCGGTGACAGGCAGAAACTGATGGAAATTCTATCAGAGAGCTTGAAAGAGTAG
- a CDS encoding M42 family metallopeptidase translates to MIELIKKLTQAYGPSGRESEVQKLILEELSDHIDGYKFDAVGNLLVWKQGSSGKKILFDAHVDEIGLVVTNITDKGFLRVDAVGGVVPHTFVGHRVRFPNAVGIVYVEGETEEERKKNWSNLTLDNMFVDIGAKSYEEAKSKVPIGSFGVYDSYFYKMGDHLVSKAMDDRIGCAIVVEVFKRLGSCPNTIIGSFSVQEEVGLVGASVAAYTVVPDVCVAVDVTDSADYPKAFKRHSMALGKGPAIKVKDRASVSNRQIVEKLVELAEANRIPYQMEVLTFGGTNAAVLQRTRAGIPSATVSIPTRYVHSPSETVCLSDVENAVELLIQYTMKGV, encoded by the coding sequence ATGATAGAGCTCATCAAGAAATTGACACAGGCGTACGGCCCGAGTGGCAGAGAATCTGAGGTTCAAAAACTCATCCTCGAAGAACTGTCCGACCACATAGATGGCTACAAGTTTGACGCCGTTGGAAACCTCTTGGTTTGGAAACAAGGCAGCAGCGGTAAAAAGATCCTTTTCGACGCTCACGTTGACGAGATAGGGCTGGTGGTCACGAACATCACCGATAAAGGTTTTCTCAGGGTCGATGCCGTTGGGGGTGTCGTACCACACACCTTCGTTGGTCACCGGGTCAGATTTCCAAACGCTGTAGGGATCGTTTACGTGGAAGGTGAGACAGAAGAGGAAAGAAAGAAAAACTGGTCGAATTTGACTCTCGACAACATGTTTGTGGACATAGGTGCGAAGAGTTACGAAGAAGCGAAAAGCAAAGTTCCAATCGGTTCGTTCGGCGTCTATGACAGTTATTTCTACAAGATGGGTGATCATCTGGTGAGCAAAGCAATGGACGACAGGATAGGTTGCGCGATCGTTGTGGAAGTGTTCAAGAGACTCGGTTCGTGTCCAAACACGATCATAGGTTCTTTCTCGGTTCAGGAAGAAGTTGGCCTCGTTGGCGCGTCCGTTGCAGCCTATACTGTTGTACCAGACGTGTGCGTGGCGGTTGATGTGACCGACTCTGCGGATTATCCAAAGGCTTTCAAGAGGCACTCCATGGCGCTTGGAAAGGGTCCTGCAATAAAGGTCAAAGATAGGGCATCTGTGAGCAACAGGCAGATAGTAGAAAAGCTCGTCGAACTCGCCGAGGCCAACCGCATTCCTTACCAGATGGAGGTTCTCACGTTTGGAGGCACGAATGCGGCCGTACTGCAGAGAACGAGGGCAGGCATCCCATCAGCCACCGTTTCGATTCCGACCAGGTATGTCCACAGTCCCAGTGAGACGGTGTGTCTCTCCGACGTGGAGAACGCTGTGGAACTGTTGATTCAGTACACGATGAAAGGAGTGTGA
- a CDS encoding M20/M25/M40 family metallo-hydrolase, translating to MNTKELLVQLSNVDGPSGFETLALDVIEPMLQKFCDRTWRSDLGTLVGEKKGSGKKKVGIFAHADEIGFVVTKIEEDGFLRLETVGGVDPKVLLAQRVKIYTRRKIVSGIVGTLPPHLQKEEHRSRFPDYDRIFVDVSFDEAESEVRVGDVCVFDVKAIEVNGKVSGKALDNRAGCASLLLAAEFLQKMKHENDVYFIFSSQEEIAGPGAPSIAYELGLDEAIIVDVTHANVKHSVYPVIKLGEGPAIGVGIPVDYEFYKRATQIAQKHGVKTQIEPIPGRSGTDTDQVQITNVGVKTLLISIPLMYMHTPVETVDPKDVEETARLLALIAAE from the coding sequence TTGAACACGAAAGAATTACTCGTACAGCTGTCAAACGTTGACGGACCGTCAGGTTTCGAAACACTTGCGCTCGATGTGATAGAACCCATGCTGCAGAAGTTCTGTGATAGAACGTGGAGGAGCGATTTAGGGACACTCGTGGGTGAAAAGAAGGGTTCGGGCAAAAAGAAGGTCGGCATTTTCGCCCACGCTGACGAGATAGGTTTCGTTGTAACAAAAATTGAGGAAGATGGCTTCTTGCGCCTTGAAACCGTTGGCGGAGTAGATCCCAAGGTTCTCTTAGCGCAGAGAGTGAAGATCTACACCAGGAGAAAGATCGTGAGCGGTATTGTGGGCACGCTACCACCGCATTTGCAGAAGGAAGAGCACAGATCGCGTTTCCCCGATTACGACAGAATTTTCGTCGATGTTTCCTTCGATGAAGCCGAGAGCGAGGTTCGTGTTGGAGACGTGTGCGTTTTCGATGTCAAAGCGATCGAGGTGAACGGTAAGGTTTCTGGAAAAGCTCTGGACAACAGGGCAGGTTGTGCATCTTTGTTGCTCGCAGCTGAGTTTTTACAGAAAATGAAACACGAGAACGACGTGTACTTCATCTTTTCGAGTCAGGAAGAAATAGCGGGTCCCGGCGCACCTTCGATCGCCTACGAGCTGGGACTCGATGAAGCGATAATTGTGGATGTGACGCACGCGAACGTCAAACATTCCGTGTATCCCGTGATAAAGCTCGGCGAAGGTCCCGCCATAGGGGTCGGTATCCCCGTGGACTACGAATTCTACAAACGAGCGACTCAAATTGCTCAGAAGCATGGTGTGAAGACACAGATCGAACCGATTCCCGGTCGCTCCGGGACAGACACTGATCAGGTTCAAATCACCAACGTTGGGGTCAAAACGTTGCTCATCTCCATCCCGCTCATGTACATGCACACGCCCGTTGAAACGGTCGATCCCAAGGATGTCGAAGAAACTGCAAGGCTTCTGGCATTAATCGCGGCCGAATGA
- a CDS encoding TIGR00725 family protein yields the protein MNVGVVGYSGPVDQPPISEIAQLCLNLGEALAREGYTIVCGGRDGVMELVSKGARKAEGNVIGVLPVGEEGNPYLTVRIKTPFDNVTRSLVLVQTSDVVISIGGEIGTAIEVLIAYAKGKPVVLFEGTGGWTDRFAELLIGGKYLDNRKIVEVLKARSVEQILQILRKMGR from the coding sequence ATGAACGTTGGAGTTGTTGGATATTCTGGACCCGTGGATCAACCACCGATCAGTGAAATAGCGCAGTTGTGCTTGAATTTGGGAGAAGCCCTTGCTCGGGAAGGGTACACGATTGTGTGTGGCGGACGAGACGGTGTGATGGAGTTAGTCTCAAAAGGTGCGAGGAAAGCTGAAGGCAACGTCATAGGCGTTCTTCCCGTGGGAGAAGAAGGCAACCCGTACCTGACGGTCAGGATCAAAACGCCGTTCGACAACGTCACGAGGTCTTTGGTCCTGGTGCAGACGAGCGACGTTGTGATTTCTATAGGAGGAGAGATCGGAACCGCCATAGAGGTTCTCATCGCCTACGCTAAAGGTAAGCCAGTTGTTCTGTTTGAAGGTACCGGTGGCTGGACGGACCGATTCGCTGAGTTACTCATAGGTGGAAAATATCTCGACAACCGGAAGATTGTTGAAGTCTTGAAAGCGAGGAGTGTGGAGCAAATACTCCAGATACTCAGAAAGATGGGGAGGTAG
- the rlmB gene encoding 23S rRNA (guanosine(2251)-2'-O)-methyltransferase RlmB, translating to MFVYGKNVLEEVLRTRYPVKMIYLREDKKNRPSELIDRLKKANYPFTFVSEKRLAQLCGEEKNQGIVIDLEFNYGNESDVEGDLVVILDHITDPHNMGAICRTAVAAGASAIVVPKDRSVKVTPAVVKVSAGTVLRIPVVVVTNLVRTVERLKERGYWIYGADMEGKSVYDEEFEPPVAIVFGNEGEGLSRLVRENCDQLIAVPMYSDIDSLNVSVSAGIILFEIARKIRKAER from the coding sequence ATGTTCGTTTACGGCAAAAATGTTCTGGAAGAGGTTCTCAGGACGCGCTATCCCGTGAAGATGATCTACCTGAGAGAGGACAAAAAGAACAGGCCTTCCGAATTGATCGACAGGCTGAAGAAGGCCAATTATCCTTTCACCTTCGTCTCTGAGAAACGACTCGCCCAGCTGTGTGGCGAAGAAAAGAACCAAGGCATCGTCATCGATCTGGAATTCAACTACGGCAACGAATCGGACGTAGAAGGAGACCTGGTGGTGATCTTAGACCACATAACAGATCCACACAACATGGGTGCAATCTGCCGGACGGCCGTGGCTGCAGGAGCGAGTGCGATAGTGGTACCGAAGGATCGTTCTGTGAAGGTCACGCCCGCCGTGGTGAAGGTATCGGCGGGCACGGTGTTGAGGATTCCGGTGGTCGTGGTCACAAACCTCGTCAGAACTGTGGAGCGATTGAAGGAAAGAGGTTACTGGATCTACGGCGCAGACATGGAAGGAAAAAGTGTGTACGACGAGGAATTCGAGCCGCCCGTTGCCATCGTCTTCGGTAACGAAGGAGAAGGTCTGAGCAGGCTCGTTAGAGAAAACTGCGACCAGTTGATCGCGGTGCCGATGTATTCGGACATCGATTCACTGAATGTGTCCGTCAGCGCCGGGATCATTCTGTTCGAAATCGCGAGGAAGATCAGGAAGGCAGAGAGATGA
- the fliJ gene encoding flagellar export protein FliJ — MFRFRLARLLSMKIAQEEQLKIQLSALRSELRRVEDEAKKYEEQLKELGLRIHLTSSRGITGFELSQLLVYRDSIQAQLRSLKERLTQLREQESALRDQYLEARKERRILQNLRERRFRTYVFEQDRAHRLYLDELAVRKYASSRQD, encoded by the coding sequence ATGTTCAGATTCAGGCTGGCGAGACTCCTTTCCATGAAAATCGCGCAGGAAGAGCAACTCAAAATTCAACTCAGTGCTTTGAGAAGTGAATTGCGACGGGTGGAAGACGAGGCTAAGAAATACGAAGAACAGTTGAAAGAACTCGGTTTGAGAATACATTTAACATCTTCACGCGGAATAACGGGTTTCGAACTTTCACAACTGCTAGTCTACAGAGATTCCATTCAAGCTCAGCTGCGATCGTTGAAAGAACGGCTGACACAACTCAGGGAGCAGGAAAGCGCATTGAGGGATCAGTATCTGGAAGCAAGGAAAGAGAGAAGAATACTACAGAACCTGAGAGAAAGAAGGTTCAGAACGTATGTCTTCGAACAGGATCGAGCACACAGGCTTTATCTCGATGAACTGGCTGTTAGAAAGTACGCATCCTCCAGACAGGATTGA